The following proteins come from a genomic window of Maribacter sp. HTCC2170:
- a CDS encoding deoxycytidylate deaminase: MKKTKQEKYDKAYLRMAQEWGKLSFCERKQVGAIVVKDRMIISDGYNGTPTGFENVCEDEEGYTKWYVLHAEANAISKVASSTQSCEGATLYITLSPCRECSKLIHQSGIKRVVYKKAYKDGSGLEFLEKAGVDLVHMPVIEESVVE, from the coding sequence ATGAAGAAAACCAAACAAGAAAAATACGATAAGGCATATTTACGAATGGCTCAGGAATGGGGAAAGTTGTCCTTTTGCGAACGAAAGCAGGTGGGGGCGATTGTGGTTAAAGATAGAATGATTATTTCGGATGGATATAATGGTACGCCAACTGGTTTTGAAAACGTATGTGAGGACGAGGAAGGCTATACCAAATGGTACGTTCTTCATGCCGAAGCCAATGCTATTTCGAAAGTAGCATCGTCAACCCAATCTTGTGAAGGAGCCACGCTGTATATTACCCTTTCACCTTGCAGAGAGTGTAGTAAGCTTATTCACCAGTCTGGTATAAAACGTGTGGTTTATAAAAAGGCCTATAAAGACGGTTCTGGTTTAGAATTTTTGGAAAAGGCAGGGGTTGATTTGGTTCATATGCCCGTTATCGAAGAATCAGTTGTTGAATAG
- a CDS encoding HupE/UreJ family protein — translation MDSFLFYIELGLNHVLDFAAYDHILFLTAMSVPFTFKSWKKVLLLATIFTIAHCLSLALSVYGVLVIDVALIEFLIPVTIALTAIFNLFYIRSDQNSKSILLHMLATAFFGLIHGFGFSNYFKMLMAEEDEKLSPLLGFATGIELSQVLIVLVVLCVAYLVQSVLKFKQTYFIAISSILILLITIPMLIDTFPR, via the coding sequence ATGGATAGTTTTTTATTTTATATAGAATTGGGCCTAAACCATGTATTGGATTTTGCCGCTTATGATCATATTCTTTTTTTAACAGCGATGAGTGTACCTTTCACTTTTAAAAGTTGGAAAAAGGTATTGTTACTAGCGACAATATTTACTATTGCGCATTGTCTTTCTTTGGCCTTGTCGGTGTATGGTGTTTTGGTGATTGATGTTGCACTCATTGAGTTCTTGATTCCAGTGACAATTGCCTTGACCGCCATTTTCAATCTATTCTATATACGATCTGATCAAAATAGCAAGAGTATTTTACTCCATATGTTGGCAACAGCTTTTTTTGGACTGATTCACGGTTTTGGATTCAGTAATTATTTTAAAATGCTTATGGCAGAGGAAGATGAAAAGCTTTCGCCATTACTGGGTTTTGCAACTGGGATTGAATTGTCACAGGTCTTGATTGTATTGGTAGTATTATGTGTTGCTTACCTTGTGCAATCCGTTCTAAAATTTAAACAAACCTATTTTATTGCAATTTCTTCGATTTTAATTCTGCTTATTACAATACCCATGTTAATAGATACGTTCCCTAGATAG
- a CDS encoding TerB family tellurite resistance protein — MIKWFAAFIGFTIRGFSGAILGFLVGSFFDSLSGGGKGPSTVFGDMTRQSVTPADFELNLLSLCSIVIKADGNVNQREMDYVRQYFVATYGKDKANAIFRTFNDINKKREISAQRICTYLNQRTRYEVRLQLLHFLFGIAQADGSVSNPEVSKIREIAGYLRVAIRDFESIMAMFIKSADNAYKILEIDKTATNDEIKKAYRTMAKKYHPDRVNTENEAIKKGAEEKFKEVQKAYEQIQKERGIS, encoded by the coding sequence ATGATTAAATGGTTTGCAGCCTTTATTGGATTTACGATTCGCGGTTTTTCAGGAGCAATTCTGGGATTTCTCGTTGGAAGTTTTTTTGATAGCTTAAGTGGTGGAGGTAAAGGGCCAAGTACTGTTTTTGGAGATATGACAAGACAGTCTGTTACTCCGGCTGATTTTGAATTGAATTTACTCTCATTATGTTCTATTGTTATTAAGGCAGATGGTAATGTAAATCAGCGTGAAATGGATTATGTGCGGCAATACTTTGTTGCTACTTATGGAAAAGATAAAGCCAATGCTATTTTCAGGACTTTCAATGATATCAACAAAAAACGTGAGATTTCAGCACAACGAATATGCACATACCTAAATCAAAGAACAAGGTATGAGGTAAGATTACAATTATTGCACTTCTTATTTGGGATAGCCCAGGCCGATGGGTCTGTCAGTAATCCTGAAGTATCTAAAATTCGTGAGATTGCCGGGTATTTACGAGTAGCGATACGAGATTTCGAAAGTATTATGGCCATGTTCATTAAATCGGCTGATAATGCTTACAAGATTTTGGAGATAGATAAAACCGCTACAAACGATGAAATTAAGAAAGCCTATAGGACAATGGCCAAAAAATATCATCCTGATCGCGTGAATACTGAAAACGAGGCAATAAAGAAGGGAGCTGAGGAAAAGTTTAAAGAAGTACAAAAAGCCTATGAACAAATTCAAAAAGAGAGGGGTATATCATAA
- a CDS encoding BrxA/BrxB family bacilliredoxin, translated as MYPPELVKPMRDDLASAGFEELYTAEAVESAIKKEGTTLVVVNSVCGCAAANARPAAKMSLMNDKKPDFAVTVFAGVDTEAVNAARDLMIPFPPSSPSMALFKDGELVHMIERHHIEGRPAEIIAENLTEAYNEFC; from the coding sequence ATGTATCCTCCTGAATTGGTAAAACCTATGAGAGACGACCTGGCTTCTGCTGGGTTTGAAGAATTATATACGGCTGAAGCAGTCGAGAGTGCCATTAAAAAAGAGGGCACGACCCTTGTTGTGGTTAACTCGGTATGTGGTTGTGCGGCTGCCAACGCTCGCCCTGCTGCCAAAATGAGTCTAATGAATGACAAAAAACCTGATTTTGCCGTTACGGTTTTTGCAGGCGTTGACACTGAAGCTGTTAATGCAGCTCGAGATTTAATGATTCCTTTTCCTCCTTCTTCGCCAAGTATGGCACTTTTTAAAGATGGTGAATTAGTTCATATGATCGAGAGGCATCATATTGAAGGAAGGCCGGCAGAAATAATTGCTGAAAATTTAACTGAAGCATATAACGAATTCTGTTAA
- a CDS encoding lysophospholipid acyltransferase family protein, translating into MQKIIAYPLTFLYFLLFGLALAIFHPIQWICFNVFGYNAHRLSVAALNCVLIRCTHVLGTTYKFNNSHKIPADRPLIMVLNHQSMNDIPPIIWFMRKYHPKFVSKIELGKGIPSVSYNLRHGGSVLIDRKDSKQALMQIAKLGKYIEKHDRSAVIFPEGTRSRNGHPKKFQPTGLKILMKNAPSALIVPISINNSWEMLRYGKFPYGLGNRITFDVHPPIENDGDLDAIIALAEEKVVSGINLPK; encoded by the coding sequence ATGCAAAAAATCATTGCCTATCCTCTTACTTTTCTATACTTCCTCTTGTTTGGATTGGCGCTTGCCATTTTTCACCCCATACAATGGATTTGTTTTAACGTTTTTGGTTACAATGCACATAGACTCAGTGTTGCTGCTTTAAACTGTGTTCTTATTAGATGCACCCATGTCTTGGGAACAACATATAAATTCAACAACTCACATAAGATACCTGCCGATAGACCTTTGATCATGGTTTTGAACCACCAGAGCATGAACGATATTCCGCCCATTATTTGGTTCATGCGTAAGTACCATCCAAAATTTGTTAGTAAAATCGAGCTTGGTAAAGGGATCCCAAGTGTTTCTTACAATCTTAGGCACGGTGGTTCAGTCTTAATTGATAGAAAAGATAGCAAACAGGCTTTGATGCAAATTGCCAAACTTGGAAAGTATATTGAAAAACACGATAGAAGTGCTGTTATTTTTCCTGAAGGAACCAGAAGTAGAAATGGGCATCCAAAAAAATTCCAACCCACTGGATTAAAGATTTTGATGAAAAATGCTCCTTCTGCTTTAATTGTACCGATTAGTATAAATAACTCCTGGGAAATGCTCCGATATGGCAAATTCCCATATGGATTGGGAAATAGAATCACTTTTGATGTTCACCCACCTATAGAAAATGACGGTGATTTAGATGCAATAATTGCATTGGCAGAAGAAAAAGTAGTATCAGGCATTAACCTCCCAAAATGA
- a CDS encoding HD domain-containing protein, translated as MTNQDIIEQTKTFVQKTLQGAEGGHDWFHIQRVFLNAKQIAKTEESNELIVSLGALLHDIADAKFYDGDETVGPKMAKDFLNSINVDQDIIDQVVYIINNISFKNSLSENQNQFSSIELRIVQDADRLDAIGAIGIARAFNYGGFKNRELYNPDIEPNLNLSKEEYKKSAAPTINHFYEKLLLLKEKMNTVGGKNMAQDRHEYMQGFLDQFYKEWNGES; from the coding sequence ATGACAAATCAAGACATTATTGAGCAAACCAAAACCTTTGTTCAAAAGACATTACAAGGAGCTGAGGGCGGTCATGATTGGTTTCACATTCAAAGGGTATTTTTAAACGCTAAACAAATTGCCAAAACCGAAGAATCTAATGAATTAATTGTTTCCTTGGGCGCCTTATTACACGACATTGCTGATGCTAAATTTTATGACGGTGATGAAACGGTAGGTCCAAAAATGGCCAAAGACTTTTTAAATTCTATCAACGTTGACCAAGATATTATAGATCAGGTTGTATATATCATCAACAATATTTCATTCAAAAATAGTTTGTCAGAAAACCAAAATCAATTTAGTTCAATAGAACTTAGGATTGTACAGGATGCAGATCGACTAGATGCTATTGGGGCGATAGGAATCGCCAGGGCATTTAATTATGGTGGATTCAAAAATAGGGAGTTATATAACCCTGATATTGAACCAAATCTAAACTTATCGAAAGAGGAATACAAGAAATCGGCAGCCCCCACTATAAATCACTTTTACGAAAAGCTGCTTTTACTCAAAGAAAAAATGAATACTGTTGGTGGGAAAAATATGGCGCAGGATAGACATGAATATATGCAGGGGTTTCTAGACCAATTCTACAAAGAATGGAATGGGGAATCTTAA
- a CDS encoding PA0069 family radical SAM protein, producing the protein MDTKGRGAQQFVSNKFFEFKHELRDDFLEFCRIEGEASHRLKTNYLPIFPKTVVNKVTSIDVGMKYSLNPYQGCEHGCIYCYARNTHEFWGYGAGLDFEQQILVKRDAPKLLEEKIKNKNWRAETIVLSGNTDCYQPAENKFKITRECLSVFLKYRHPVGIISKNALILRDLDILKELAKEQLIAVNISITTLSEDTRRVLEPRTATIKKRLETIRVLSGNGIPVNAMLAPIIPGINSHEIMGMAKAASDNGALSFAVMVVRLNGAIGNIFTDWIRKTMPDRADKVLNLIKACHGGTLNDSRIGIRGRGEGKVAEQIHDLARLAKRTYFKEREFPALNRKLHEQFKTGQMSLF; encoded by the coding sequence ATGGATACAAAGGGCAGGGGTGCCCAGCAATTTGTTTCAAATAAATTCTTTGAATTTAAGCATGAATTACGAGATGATTTTCTTGAATTCTGTCGTATTGAAGGCGAAGCTTCCCATCGTTTAAAGACCAATTATCTTCCTATTTTTCCTAAAACCGTTGTCAATAAAGTTACAAGTATTGACGTGGGTATGAAATATTCCTTAAATCCGTATCAAGGCTGTGAACACGGTTGTATTTATTGTTATGCTAGAAATACACATGAATTCTGGGGATATGGGGCTGGATTGGATTTTGAACAACAGATTTTAGTGAAGAGAGATGCTCCAAAATTGTTGGAGGAAAAGATTAAAAATAAAAACTGGAGGGCTGAGACCATTGTTCTTTCAGGAAATACGGATTGCTACCAGCCTGCGGAGAATAAATTCAAAATTACAAGGGAATGTCTAAGCGTGTTTTTAAAGTATCGTCATCCTGTCGGGATTATAAGCAAGAACGCTTTGATTTTACGTGATCTGGACATCTTAAAGGAATTGGCAAAAGAGCAATTAATAGCCGTCAATATATCAATCACAACCTTATCTGAAGACACGCGCAGAGTTTTGGAGCCACGAACAGCAACGATTAAAAAGCGTTTGGAAACGATTCGAGTGTTATCTGGGAATGGAATACCTGTGAATGCAATGTTGGCACCCATAATCCCAGGTATCAACAGTCATGAAATAATGGGAATGGCCAAAGCTGCTTCAGATAATGGAGCACTGTCATTTGCAGTGATGGTCGTGCGATTAAATGGGGCTATTGGCAATATTTTCACTGATTGGATTCGTAAGACCATGCCCGATAGGGCAGATAAAGTCTTGAACCTTATTAAAGCTTGTCATGGTGGTACTTTGAATGATAGTAGAATAGGAATTAGAGGTAGGGGTGAGGGTAAAGTGGCTGAACAAATACATGATTTGGCTAGATTGGCAAAACGAACATATTTTAAAGAAAGGGAGTTCCCGGCATTGAATAGAAAACTGCATGAACAGTTTAAGACAGGTCAAATGAGCTTGTTTTAA
- a CDS encoding enoyl-CoA hydratase/isomerase family protein, translating into MKYQNILVEKDAAIATITINRPTKLNALNRVTIKELNQAFSKLEKDKNILAIILTGSSEKAFVAGADISEFADFSVKEGKKLAAKGQEILFDFVENLSTPVIAAINGFALGGGLELAMACHFRVASDNAKMGLPEVSLGVIPGYGGTQRLPQLVGKGRAMEMIMTANMIDAQRALDYGLVNHVVSQNGLLEFCQKLAGKISNNSSVAIGYAIKAINGCFNNSVNGFSTEINAFGKCFGTADFKEGTTAFMEKRKAHFPGK; encoded by the coding sequence ATGAAATATCAGAACATTTTGGTCGAGAAAGATGCAGCTATTGCAACTATCACCATAAATCGCCCAACCAAACTTAATGCACTCAATCGAGTTACTATTAAAGAATTAAACCAGGCTTTTTCGAAATTGGAAAAAGACAAAAATATTCTGGCCATAATTCTTACTGGTAGTAGTGAAAAAGCTTTTGTTGCCGGCGCCGATATTTCGGAGTTTGCCGATTTCTCGGTCAAAGAAGGAAAAAAATTAGCTGCCAAAGGGCAAGAGATATTGTTTGACTTTGTTGAAAATTTATCCACCCCAGTTATTGCAGCAATAAATGGATTTGCCCTTGGCGGGGGATTGGAGTTGGCAATGGCTTGCCACTTTAGGGTTGCAAGTGATAATGCCAAAATGGGCTTACCAGAAGTTTCATTAGGCGTCATTCCCGGTTATGGCGGCACCCAACGTTTACCCCAATTAGTTGGTAAGGGCAGAGCAATGGAAATGATTATGACAGCCAATATGATCGATGCGCAAAGAGCGTTGGACTATGGTCTTGTTAACCACGTAGTTTCTCAAAATGGGTTGTTGGAATTTTGCCAAAAATTAGCTGGTAAGATATCGAATAATTCGTCTGTTGCCATTGGCTATGCAATAAAAGCAATAAATGGATGTTTTAACAATAGTGTTAACGGATTTTCTACCGAGATTAATGCTTTTGGAAAGTGCTTTGGAACGGCCGATTTTAAGGAAGGAACCACAGCATTTATGGAAAAAAGAAAAGCACATTTCCCGGGTAAATAA
- a CDS encoding sensor histidine kinase, protein MVMLVLISSILISGVAIYQSREQLRDYHSNRLDRKEEQVRQSVAYTLKRTTYPQTTENLGLIFQYDIYQISDVLSTPFNIYDLEGQLIKSSKPRFEFDANSNCLDAEVLNNLGSSVSRRYVERNSAAGDRYQAAYTYINDSKFKPIGILNLPYYEDSTFNDMELKEFLVRLGMAFFLILLIGIGLAYFISRYITRSLQTVSDMMFKTDLTKRNKKIFIEDSGSEIGKLVTSYNAMIDELEQSAVKLARSEREQAWREMAKQVAHEIKNPLTPMRLSVQSFERKFNAADPNIESKVAEYSKTLIQQIDTMSSIASAFSNFAKMPAQQNETLNVVSIVKLALDIFNEPYIHFISNEEEIIAKLDRTQLIRVITNLVKNATQAVPEVESPRILVSVSSEGDNVKISVADNGVGIDDEHTDKIFEPKFTTKSSGMGLGLGMVKNIVETYNGSIDYTSQPGKGTVFTVVFPKEQMSKN, encoded by the coding sequence ATGGTTATGCTAGTGCTGATATCTTCGATATTAATTTCAGGAGTGGCCATCTATCAATCTCGAGAGCAATTGAGGGACTATCATTCCAATCGGTTGGACCGTAAAGAGGAACAAGTTCGACAAAGTGTTGCTTATACATTGAAAAGAACAACATATCCGCAGACGACAGAGAATTTAGGATTGATTTTCCAGTATGATATTTATCAGATTTCAGATGTACTTTCTACTCCGTTCAATATTTATGACCTTGAAGGGCAATTAATAAAAAGTTCCAAACCAAGATTTGAATTTGACGCAAACTCAAACTGTCTGGATGCTGAAGTACTTAATAATCTAGGGTCTAGTGTATCTCGACGCTATGTAGAAAGGAATTCAGCCGCTGGTGACAGGTACCAGGCTGCGTATACCTACATAAATGACAGTAAGTTTAAACCTATAGGAATATTGAATTTACCTTATTACGAAGATTCTACCTTCAATGATATGGAATTAAAGGAATTCCTGGTTCGATTAGGGATGGCATTTTTCTTGATCCTACTAATAGGGATTGGGCTTGCGTATTTTATATCTAGATATATTACTCGTTCCTTACAGACGGTTTCCGATATGATGTTCAAAACGGACCTAACAAAACGCAACAAAAAGATATTTATTGAAGATTCGGGTTCTGAGATCGGGAAGTTGGTTACTTCGTATAATGCGATGATTGACGAGTTGGAGCAAAGCGCAGTAAAATTGGCGCGAAGCGAAAGGGAGCAGGCTTGGCGGGAAATGGCAAAACAAGTAGCTCATGAAATTAAGAACCCATTAACCCCTATGCGATTGAGCGTACAGAGTTTTGAACGTAAGTTCAATGCTGCTGACCCAAATATAGAATCAAAGGTCGCAGAATATTCCAAGACCCTAATACAACAAATAGATACGATGAGCAGCATTGCCTCTGCCTTTTCGAATTTCGCTAAAATGCCTGCACAGCAGAATGAAACCTTAAATGTGGTTAGCATAGTTAAACTGGCACTGGACATATTCAATGAACCTTACATCCACTTTATTTCAAATGAAGAGGAAATTATTGCAAAATTAGATAGAACACAACTCATAAGGGTAATAACGAATTTGGTGAAGAATGCCACCCAAGCAGTACCTGAAGTAGAGTCGCCTAGAATTTTAGTTTCAGTATCATCAGAGGGTGACAATGTGAAGATATCAGTGGCTGACAATGGTGTAGGAATTGATGATGAGCATACAGATAAGATTTTTGAGCCAAAGTTCACTACCAAATCCAGTGGAATGGGACTGGGGCTTGGTATGGTAAAGAACATTGTTGAAACTTATAATGGCAGTATTGATTACACTTCCCAGCCAGGAAAAGGAACGGTATTTACCGTGGTTTTTCCAAAAGAGCAAATGTCCAAAAACTAG
- a CDS encoding CopD family protein, with the protein MSEYYNYIKALHLIFVVTWFAGLFYIPRLFIYHIEASEKSSPEKEILTTQLKLMTKRLWNIITWPSAILCTIFAIWLLVLMPGFLKMPWMLIKLGFVLLLFIYHLKCHQIYKQLQRDEIKYTSRFMRIWNEGATLILFAVVFLVILKGTFNWIFGVIGIVVLGVLLMLGIRLYRRTQQKNPNA; encoded by the coding sequence ATGTCAGAATACTACAACTATATAAAAGCATTGCATCTCATTTTTGTTGTTACCTGGTTTGCGGGCTTGTTTTATATTCCGAGACTTTTCATTTATCATATTGAAGCATCGGAAAAATCATCTCCAGAGAAAGAAATTTTAACGACTCAACTAAAATTGATGACCAAAAGGCTATGGAACATAATTACTTGGCCCTCAGCAATTTTGTGTACGATTTTTGCCATTTGGTTATTGGTGTTAATGCCTGGTTTTTTAAAAATGCCTTGGATGCTTATAAAGTTAGGATTTGTGCTTTTACTTTTCATATACCATCTAAAGTGTCATCAGATTTATAAGCAATTGCAGCGAGATGAGATTAAGTACACATCGCGGTTTATGAGGATTTGGAATGAGGGTGCTACTTTGATTTTGTTCGCCGTTGTTTTCCTTGTAATACTCAAAGGCACGTTCAATTGGATTTTCGGTGTTATCGGCATTGTCGTTTTGGGTGTTTTGTTGATGTTGGGAATAAGATTGTACAGGCGAACCCAACAAAAGAATCCAAATGCATAG
- a CDS encoding tryptophan 2,3-dioxygenase family protein: MSDINKKLQKKYEDLGENHETYLEGLLQAKPINYWDYIEVDTLLSLQKPRTYFKDESIFIMYHQITELTLKMMVHEAEQIVEEENITEEFIQTKVSRMNRYTKMLITSFSIMKDGMNYDDYNTFRTTLTPASGFQSAQFRYLELHCTPLKNLINTSGKKRLPDNPTVTDYFENLYWKDAGYNRKTGEKSLTLIEFEKRYLDKFKGLAKKVEGNTIADKILTFSPISEDLKETLRSFDELYNINWPMTHLNTAKHYLSKKGEQKEATGGSDWAKYLHPKYQQRKFFPTLWSKAEKENWGI; the protein is encoded by the coding sequence ATGTCCGACATCAATAAAAAACTTCAAAAAAAATACGAAGATTTAGGAGAAAATCACGAAACCTATTTGGAAGGACTTTTACAGGCCAAACCTATTAATTATTGGGATTATATTGAGGTTGACACTTTGCTATCACTCCAAAAGCCGCGGACTTATTTTAAAGATGAATCTATCTTCATCATGTACCATCAGATTACTGAACTCACGTTAAAAATGATGGTGCATGAAGCGGAACAAATCGTAGAAGAAGAAAACATTACTGAAGAATTCATACAAACCAAAGTAAGTAGAATGAATCGGTATACTAAAATGCTGATCACTTCCTTCTCCATTATGAAAGATGGTATGAATTACGATGATTATAATACGTTCAGAACAACCTTAACTCCAGCCAGTGGGTTTCAAAGCGCACAGTTCAGATATCTTGAACTTCATTGTACCCCTCTTAAAAACTTAATAAACACCTCTGGCAAAAAGAGATTGCCCGACAATCCTACTGTAACAGATTATTTTGAAAACTTATATTGGAAAGATGCCGGGTATAATCGTAAAACAGGAGAAAAGAGCTTAACACTTATTGAATTTGAAAAGAGATATTTGGACAAGTTTAAAGGATTGGCAAAAAAAGTTGAAGGAAATACCATCGCGGATAAGATTTTAACCTTTTCCCCTATTTCTGAAGACCTTAAAGAAACACTTAGATCTTTTGATGAGCTGTACAATATAAATTGGCCAATGACCCACCTAAATACAGCCAAGCACTACTTAAGTAAGAAAGGAGAACAGAAAGAAGCTACTGGTGGTTCTGATTGGGCCAAATACCTTCATCCAAAATACCAGCAGCGTAAATTTTTTCCAACCCTATGGTCCAAGGCTGAAAAAGAGAATTGGGGAATATAA